A genomic stretch from Lathyrus oleraceus cultivar Zhongwan6 chromosome 2, CAAS_Psat_ZW6_1.0, whole genome shotgun sequence includes:
- the LOC127121595 gene encoding uncharacterized protein LOC127121595, whose protein sequence is MSISTINSSVKVGPLSVPEPPPWKKASKDSAIKKYTPHNFVTFVYQTNLGDSFRSVALTWCKNLIEHTLSMTVEKPFDEDKFTCKIDLASGQSWGKKGLKSFEIDGSRADLYWDFRQAKFSNGPQPCSGYYVALVYKKKVLLLLGDLEHDAYERTKSKPSLEESTLLCKKENVQGKTLFCTKAMLEEGKPEHDIVIETSLCGPDDPEMWISIDGILASRIMNLNWKFRGNEFVMVNNLPVQILWDVHDWLFNDLGSGPALFIFKPGFMEHTEINEDYSKHDLVDDTSTTKSFFHFLYAWKID, encoded by the coding sequence ATGTCGATATCAACGATTAACTCTTCTGTTAAAGTTGGGCCATTGAGCGTTCCTGAGCCACCACCATGGAAGAAAGCTTCAAAAGACAGTGCCATAAAAAAATACACCCCTCATAATTTTGTTACCTTTGTGTATCAAACAAACTTAGGAGATTCGTTTCGTAGTGTAGCGTTGACATGGTGCAAGAATCTCATAGAACACACCCTTTCTATGACTGTGGAAAAGCcttttgacgaagacaaatttACCTGCAAGATTGATTTAGCATCCGGACAATCTTGGGGGAAAAAAGGTCTGAAATCATTTGAAATAGACGGGTCGAGAGCCGATCTTTATTGGGATTTTCGACAAGCGAAATTCTCCAATGGTCCACAACCTTGCTCAGGCTATTATGTTGCCTTAGTTTACAAGAAAAAGGTTCTTTTGTTGCTTGGAGATTTAGAGCATGATGCTTACGAACGAACGAAGTCAAAACCGTCGTTAGAAGAATCTACCTTGTTATGCAAGAAAGAGAATGTGCAAGGGAAAACGTTGTTTTGCACCAAGGCTATGTTGGAAGAAGGTAAACCGGAACATGATATCGTTATCGAGACATCCCTTTGTGGACCTGATGATCCAGAAATGTGGATTAGTATAGATGGGATATTGGCTAGTAGAATAATGAACTTGAATTGGAAATTCAGAGGAAATGAGTTTGTAATGGTGAATAATTTACCAGTACAGATACTTTGGGATGTGCATGATTGGTTGTTCAATGACCTTGGTTCAGGGCCTGCCTTGTTTATTTTCAAGCCAGGATTCATGGAACACACAGAGATTAATGAAGATTATAGCAAACATGACTTAGTAGATGATACTTCAACTACAAAAAGTTTTTTTCATTTTCTATATGCTTGGAAAATTGATTGA